A window of the Acidobacteriota bacterium genome harbors these coding sequences:
- the dnaJ gene encoding molecular chaperone DnaJ has product MVKRDYYEVLGVDRNASASDIKKAYRRLALRYHPDKNKGDKVSEEKFKEAAEAYSVLSNAEKKARYDRFGHSGLGQGASNIDPDIFSDFGDIFGDFFGFDIFGGGRGRRGPRPRRGADLRYDLSITFQESAEGTKTKIKIPRTRACKTCDGSGADPNHGTQTCSTCQGRGQIAYQQGFFTISRTCSACQGQGQVVKEKCPDCGGLGRKREERVMEMRIPAGVASGTRLRIGGEGEAGENGGPSGDLYVVVNVEEHPFFRRENDDVVCEIPVSFPQAALGADINVHTLNGEERIRIPEATQTGDTFRLRDKGFPSLNGRGRGDQVIKVRVVTPTQLSSEQRELYERLADLAGEDHHKGTFFDKVRDFFS; this is encoded by the coding sequence ATCGTGAAGCGTGATTATTACGAAGTGCTGGGCGTCGACCGAAACGCCTCGGCCTCCGACATCAAGAAGGCCTATCGACGCCTGGCCCTCCGCTACCATCCTGATAAGAACAAGGGAGATAAGGTGTCGGAGGAGAAGTTCAAAGAAGCGGCCGAAGCCTACAGCGTCCTCAGCAACGCCGAAAAGAAAGCACGCTATGATCGCTTTGGACACTCGGGCCTGGGCCAAGGCGCCTCCAATATCGACCCCGACATCTTCAGCGATTTCGGCGACATCTTCGGCGACTTCTTCGGTTTCGACATCTTCGGCGGCGGACGCGGCCGTCGCGGCCCCCGACCGAGGCGGGGAGCCGATCTGCGTTACGACCTTTCCATTACCTTCCAGGAAAGCGCCGAGGGGACCAAGACCAAAATCAAGATTCCGCGCACCCGGGCCTGCAAGACTTGCGACGGCAGCGGAGCCGATCCCAACCATGGCACCCAAACCTGCTCCACCTGCCAGGGCAGGGGACAGATCGCCTATCAACAGGGCTTCTTCACCATCTCCCGCACCTGCAGCGCCTGCCAAGGCCAAGGCCAGGTCGTGAAGGAAAAGTGCCCAGACTGCGGCGGTCTGGGGCGCAAGCGGGAAGAGCGCGTGATGGAAATGAGAATTCCCGCCGGAGTTGCCTCGGGAACCCGCTTGCGCATCGGCGGAGAAGGAGAGGCCGGCGAAAACGGCGGACCCTCGGGCGACCTCTACGTGGTGGTCAACGTCGAAGAACATCCCTTCTTCCGCCGTGAAAACGACGACGTGGTGTGCGAGATTCCCGTCAGCTTTCCGCAAGCCGCCTTGGGAGCCGACATCAATGTCCACACCCTCAACGGCGAAGAGAGAATCCGCATTCCCGAGGCCACCCAGACAGGCGATACCTTCCGCCTCAGGGACAAAGGGTTTCCCAGCCTCAACGGCCGGGGACGCGGCGATCAAGTCATCAAGGTGCGGGTCGTGACTCCCACCCAACTCTCCTCCGAACAACGCGAACTCTACGAGCGCCTGGCCGACTTGGCCGGCGAGGACCACCACAAGGGCACCTTCTTCGACAAGGTGAGAGACTTTTTCAGTTAG
- a CDS encoding 50S ribosomal protein L11 methyltransferase translates to MTTWTRIRFKVPASQREAAAALLWAMGSCGFQEIEDDGAVIFDSYFEAEHPPAQTAQGLSAQAQSARIELLSPPEPLIYQADPHDWIVNWKKNYRSFQVGGTFYIHPSWEDPDPSIPVNLQIDPSHAFGTGTHESTQLCLLALPDLAPVHTAMLDLGTGSGVLAAAARRLNPRLEITALDNDPKTAEVARLLFADNAIDGVRLLTGELRSLSGRFDLVTANLTLDIFRRIDRDLLPRVGRTLLASGITRDQEEALVTILEDSGQLQSSPPQRLKGWSAIVFRRAAA, encoded by the coding sequence ATGACCACCTGGACCCGCATCCGCTTCAAAGTCCCCGCCTCCCAGCGCGAAGCCGCCGCCGCCCTGCTGTGGGCCATGGGGAGCTGCGGCTTCCAGGAAATCGAGGACGACGGCGCGGTCATCTTCGATTCCTACTTCGAGGCCGAGCACCCTCCGGCCCAAACGGCCCAAGGACTCTCAGCCCAAGCCCAGTCGGCCCGAATCGAACTCCTGAGTCCCCCTGAACCCCTGATCTACCAGGCCGATCCCCACGACTGGATCGTCAACTGGAAAAAGAACTACCGCAGCTTCCAGGTAGGCGGCACCTTCTACATCCATCCCTCCTGGGAAGACCCCGACCCCTCCATCCCCGTCAACCTGCAAATCGACCCCTCCCACGCCTTCGGCACGGGAACCCACGAGTCGACCCAGCTTTGCCTGCTGGCGCTGCCCGATCTGGCCCCTGTCCACACCGCCATGCTCGACCTGGGAACCGGCTCAGGCGTCCTGGCCGCCGCCGCCCGTCGGCTCAATCCCCGACTCGAGATCACCGCCCTCGACAACGACCCCAAAACCGCCGAGGTGGCCCGCTTACTCTTCGCCGACAACGCAATCGACGGCGTCCGCCTGCTGACCGGCGAATTGCGTTCCCTGAGCGGACGCTTCGACCTGGTCACGGCCAACCTCACCCTGGACATCTTCCGCCGCATCGACCGAGACCTGCTGCCCCGCGTGGGCCGGACCCTGCTGGCCTCGGGGATCACCCGCGACCAGGAAGAGGCCCTGGTCACCATCCTCGAGGACTCGGGCCAGTTGCAGTCCTCCCCTCCCCAGCGCCTCAAGGGCTGGAGCGCCATCGTGTTCAGGCGCGCCGCTGCTTGA
- a CDS encoding nucleotide exchange factor GrpE, translated as MSKKAEKRVAEIEGENSQVEQDQEQELHDPGIGPSESDQEVSEELRRQWEDRIGELKRERSEYQDLLQRKQAEFENYRKRTLREREGIRLAAQSEVLRSLLSVADACQAGIESMPQDEDEPRLQSYRDGYELLAKEIDKVFSNFGVEEVPGQGEPFNPNLHEAVMREESEEHPDGIILEEFRKGYRIGDYLLRPSQVKVSVRPQSEEEGQSVEVDIKA; from the coding sequence ATGAGCAAGAAAGCTGAAAAGCGCGTGGCCGAAATCGAAGGCGAGAACTCCCAGGTCGAGCAGGATCAGGAGCAGGAACTGCACGATCCCGGAATCGGTCCCTCTGAATCGGATCAAGAGGTGTCGGAGGAATTGCGGCGCCAATGGGAAGATCGCATCGGCGAATTGAAGAGAGAACGCAGCGAATACCAGGACTTGCTGCAGCGCAAGCAGGCCGAGTTCGAAAACTACCGCAAACGGACCTTGCGCGAGCGCGAGGGGATACGCCTGGCGGCCCAATCCGAGGTCTTGCGCAGCTTGCTGAGCGTGGCCGACGCCTGCCAGGCCGGCATCGAGAGCATGCCCCAGGACGAAGATGAGCCCCGCCTCCAGAGTTATCGCGACGGATACGAACTGCTGGCTAAAGAGATCGACAAGGTTTTCAGCAACTTCGGCGTAGAGGAGGTGCCGGGTCAGGGGGAACCCTTCAATCCCAACCTCCACGAAGCCGTGATGCGGGAGGAATCCGAAGAACATCCCGACGGGATCATACTGGAGGAGTTCCGCAAGGGATACCGTATCGGAGACTATTTGCTGCGCCCCTCCCAGGTAAAGGTGTCCGTCCGGCCCCAAAGCGAGGAAGAGGGCCAGTCGGTAGAGGTCGACATCAAGGCATAA
- a CDS encoding 16S rRNA (uracil(1498)-N(3))-methyltransferase — protein sequence MYRALIEQVDLKTGTASLGSDEAHHLNRVRRQKAGDPFLGLDGQGGLYLCTLRRRGRDWGAEIVERLESETESPLHIVLAQALVKKDKFEWVIQKATELGVRRIVPLITERTEVRPRPASAQRKMRRWHKILVDALKQSGRLSLPQLEEPQDLAQFCAGDQSQARLVLDEEGNLAWSQALEAFPSPPASCTVYIGPEGGWDDRDRQVFASHDLPRIRLGPRTLRTETAPVCALTLLQHAWGDL from the coding sequence ATGTATCGGGCACTGATCGAACAGGTCGACCTCAAGACCGGGACCGCATCTCTCGGCAGCGACGAGGCTCACCATCTCAATCGGGTGCGCCGACAGAAGGCCGGGGACCCATTCCTGGGTTTGGACGGCCAGGGAGGGCTTTACCTCTGCACCTTGCGCCGCCGCGGGCGGGACTGGGGCGCCGAGATCGTGGAAAGGCTGGAAAGCGAGACCGAATCGCCCCTGCACATCGTGCTGGCGCAGGCCCTCGTCAAAAAAGACAAGTTCGAGTGGGTCATCCAGAAAGCCACCGAACTGGGAGTCCGGCGGATCGTCCCCCTCATCACCGAGCGCACCGAGGTCCGTCCCCGCCCCGCCAGCGCCCAACGCAAGATGCGGCGCTGGCACAAGATTCTCGTCGATGCCCTCAAGCAGTCCGGACGCCTCAGCCTCCCCCAACTCGAAGAGCCGCAGGACCTGGCCCAATTCTGCGCCGGCGACCAAAGCCAGGCCCGCCTGGTGCTGGACGAAGAGGGCAACCTCGCCTGGAGCCAGGCGCTGGAGGCCTTCCCGTCTCCTCCCGCCAGTTGCACCGTCTACATTGGTCCCGAGGGGGGATGGGACGATCGCGACCGCCAGGTTTTCGCCTCCCATGATCTTCCGCGCATTCGGCTCGGTCCCCGAACCCTGCGCACCGAAACCGCCCCCGTCTGCGCCCTCACCTTGCTGCAACACGCTTGGGGCGACCTGTAA
- a CDS encoding vitamin B12-dependent ribonucleotide reductase (catalyzes the reduction of ribonucleotides to deoxyribonucleotides; the rate-limiting step in dNTP synthesis), translating into NRVPMMRVMHKHREALSSIDSALVPMDVLHAAMEAWDDAIVKGSKTGYRNAQVTLLAPTGTIAFMMDCDTTGIEPDFSLVKTKKLVGGGTLKIVNNTIPRALKRLGYESEQIAKIMEFIHREETIEGAPGLKKEHLAVFDCADRSLNGDRSIHYMGHIKMCGAVQPFLSGAISKTINLPNEATVEDIEEAYVQGWKLGMKSVSVYRDGCKWVQPLSNKERKAKEEATPAHRNLPKDHPAFQHEFRIQGFKGFLTMGMYPDDGELGEIFLNFAKQGSTLQGMAMAWAIAISMGLQRGVPLEDYVRMFAHMSFEPAGYTDNEQVRFATSIPDYVVRYLASRYLSPEVQESLGIQQVKPNGKSRSEDGVQVNFPESQLKAESGDREAAERLISESANGESHTCGMCGNLMQRNGNCYVCTVCGSTSGCS; encoded by the coding sequence AACCGGGTTCCTATGATGCGGGTGATGCACAAGCATCGGGAGGCGTTGTCCTCGATCGATTCGGCCCTGGTGCCGATGGACGTGCTGCACGCCGCCATGGAAGCCTGGGATGACGCCATCGTGAAGGGCTCCAAGACGGGTTACCGTAACGCTCAGGTCACGTTGCTGGCCCCCACCGGCACCATCGCCTTCATGATGGACTGCGACACCACCGGCATCGAGCCCGACTTCTCCCTGGTCAAGACCAAGAAACTGGTGGGCGGCGGGACCCTCAAGATCGTCAACAACACCATCCCCAGGGCCCTCAAGAGACTCGGCTACGAGAGCGAGCAGATAGCCAAGATCATGGAGTTCATCCACCGCGAGGAAACCATCGAGGGCGCTCCCGGACTCAAGAAAGAGCATCTGGCGGTTTTCGACTGCGCCGACCGCTCGCTCAACGGCGACCGCTCCATCCACTACATGGGCCACATCAAGATGTGCGGAGCGGTGCAGCCTTTTCTCTCGGGCGCCATCTCCAAGACCATCAACTTGCCCAACGAGGCCACCGTTGAAGACATTGAAGAGGCCTACGTGCAGGGTTGGAAGCTGGGCATGAAATCGGTCAGCGTCTACCGCGACGGCTGCAAATGGGTGCAGCCTCTCTCCAACAAAGAGCGCAAGGCCAAGGAAGAGGCCACGCCCGCCCACCGCAACTTGCCCAAGGACCATCCGGCCTTCCAGCATGAGTTCCGCATCCAGGGATTCAAGGGCTTTCTGACCATGGGCATGTATCCCGACGACGGCGAACTGGGAGAGATCTTCCTCAACTTCGCCAAGCAGGGTTCGACCTTGCAGGGCATGGCCATGGCCTGGGCCATCGCCATCTCGATGGGACTTCAGAGGGGCGTGCCGCTTGAGGACTATGTGCGCATGTTCGCCCACATGAGCTTCGAGCCGGCCGGCTATACCGACAACGAGCAGGTGCGCTTCGCCACTTCAATACCCGACTATGTGGTGCGTTACCTGGCCAGCCGCTACCTCAGCCCCGAGGTGCAGGAATCGCTGGGCATCCAGCAGGTCAAGCCCAACGGCAAGAGCCGTTCTGAAGACGGGGTGCAGGTCAACTTCCCCGAGTCGCAGTTGAAGGCCGAGTCCGGAGACAGGGAAGCCGCCGAGCGCTTGATCAGCGAGAGCGCCAACGGCGAGTCCCACACCTGCGGAATGTGCGGCAACCTCATGCAGCGGAACGGCAACTGCTACGTCTGCACCGTCTGCGGCAGCACCTCTGGCTGCAGCTAG
- a CDS encoding transporter: MKRAFLVIAMLGLWGSALLGQQRPLLTEPANTVEEGHLLFDVGFEFYQDAVFPFSGLEGDLSRLGVLGFRLGVSEDVELQLLGSVQNVLNVDRKFVGPNTPNLDFSDDDTTSVGDFTLAAKWRFLDEDEGRPALAFRFGFKLPNASNESGLGTDESDIFGAFLLEKTVGQLRVIGNAGFIILGDPVDNSSQDDQFLYGLALLHPVGDNVNLLADFHGRAGDSGFGTEETSNLRLGAQIKTGGIHWDFGAHFGFEDADPDTGFFIGISKDFKLWD; encoded by the coding sequence ATGAAGAGAGCATTTCTGGTGATCGCGATGCTGGGACTGTGGGGAAGCGCCCTCTTGGGACAACAGCGTCCGCTGCTGACCGAACCCGCCAATACCGTAGAAGAGGGCCACCTGCTCTTCGACGTGGGATTCGAGTTCTACCAGGACGCCGTCTTTCCCTTCTCGGGCTTGGAAGGCGACCTTTCGCGCCTGGGCGTGCTGGGCTTTCGCCTGGGAGTCAGCGAAGACGTCGAACTGCAACTCCTGGGCAGCGTGCAAAACGTCCTCAACGTTGACCGCAAGTTTGTCGGCCCTAATACCCCCAATCTCGATTTCAGCGACGACGACACCACTTCGGTAGGCGACTTTACACTGGCCGCCAAGTGGCGCTTTCTGGATGAGGACGAGGGACGCCCCGCCCTGGCCTTCCGCTTTGGGTTCAAATTGCCCAACGCCTCCAACGAGAGCGGACTGGGCACCGACGAAAGCGACATCTTCGGCGCTTTTCTGCTGGAAAAAACGGTGGGCCAACTGCGCGTCATCGGCAATGCCGGATTCATCATCTTGGGCGATCCGGTCGACAACTCCTCGCAAGACGACCAGTTCCTCTACGGCTTGGCCCTGCTCCATCCGGTGGGCGACAATGTCAATCTGCTGGCGGACTTTCATGGACGCGCCGGCGACTCCGGATTCGGCACCGAAGAAACCTCGAACCTGCGCCTGGGCGCCCAAATCAAGACAGGCGGCATCCATTGGGACTTCGGCGCTCACTTCGGCTTCGAGGACGCCGATCCCGACACCGGCTTCTTCATCGGCATCTCAAAGGACTTCAAGCTCTGGGATTGA